Proteins encoded in a region of the Paenibacillus wynnii genome:
- a CDS encoding pyridoxamine 5'-phosphate oxidase family protein yields MDNQELEKKIIKALDDNKYGSLGTIEFGNKPKVRYMAVFHDGLKIYLATSRKTHKVVELKDNPHACLLLGFEEGGSKDLLEIEATVEVTKDESLRSKVWSKELEKWFEGPDDPNYVILELSPTRMEYTGKNKENGVWEKQAVNTGK; encoded by the coding sequence ATGGACAATCAAGAGCTTGAGAAGAAGATCATCAAGGCGCTGGATGACAACAAGTATGGTTCCTTGGGGACCATTGAATTTGGCAACAAACCGAAAGTGCGGTACATGGCAGTATTTCATGACGGATTGAAAATCTACTTGGCTACCAGCCGAAAGACGCATAAGGTTGTAGAACTGAAGGATAACCCCCATGCTTGTCTATTGCTCGGCTTTGAGGAGGGTGGTAGCAAGGACCTATTAGAAATTGAAGCTACGGTAGAAGTGACAAAAGATGAGAGCTTGCGTTCCAAGGTGTGGAGCAAAGAGCTGGAGAAATGGTTCGAAGGACCGGATGATCCTAACTATGTAATTCTTGAGCTGTCACCTACCCGTATGGAGTATACGGGTAAGAATAAAGAGAATGGGGTATGGGAAAAGCAGGCTGTAAATACAGGTAAATAA
- a CDS encoding trans-sulfuration enzyme family protein, with product MGYTEDELICYQFEDKEHRFLRAAAPPIYETAPFFFDTYEEYAEAANHEKEHYVYWRGTNPTVQIAEKMLAALEGGDACKCFASGMAAVSAALMCSLSSGDHLILIGHVYESSIALVKYLAKFNVQHTIVHSMEIEQVQAAVKKNTKAILMESPTSFIFEVVNITAVTELAKANGIRTLMDNSWGTPLYLKPLAFGVDIVVHSASKYLGGHNDLVGGAVIASNEIIDRMYLEEYELMGASLAPFEAWLLIRGLRTLPLRMEVHQRNGLEVARYLSEHPAVSKVNHPGLLSHPHYELARKQLKGYSGLFSFELRDAAYEEIRSTLNKLRMIRIGVSWGAMESQIISPNYGYNQADLKDQHIPESLIRLAVGLEPPALLIEDLETALS from the coding sequence ATGGGGTATACCGAAGATGAACTAATCTGTTATCAATTTGAGGATAAAGAGCACCGTTTTCTCAGGGCTGCTGCTCCCCCCATATACGAGACTGCCCCCTTTTTTTTCGATACCTACGAAGAGTATGCCGAAGCAGCCAACCATGAGAAAGAGCATTATGTATATTGGCGGGGAACCAATCCGACCGTTCAGATCGCGGAAAAAATGCTTGCCGCGCTTGAAGGGGGAGACGCCTGTAAATGCTTCGCCTCGGGTATGGCTGCCGTTAGTGCGGCGTTAATGTGCAGTTTGTCTTCAGGTGATCATTTGATTCTTATTGGTCATGTTTATGAATCATCCATTGCCCTCGTCAAGTACCTAGCCAAGTTCAATGTGCAGCATACGATTGTTCATTCCATGGAAATTGAACAGGTTCAGGCGGCCGTAAAGAAGAATACGAAGGCCATTCTTATGGAATCACCAACCTCTTTTATCTTCGAAGTCGTTAATATAACTGCCGTTACGGAGTTGGCAAAAGCAAATGGTATTCGTACCCTTATGGATAACTCTTGGGGTACCCCACTGTATCTGAAACCCTTAGCGTTTGGTGTAGATATCGTTGTACACTCCGCATCCAAGTATCTGGGGGGTCATAATGATCTAGTCGGCGGAGCTGTTATTGCTTCCAATGAGATTATCGACCGGATGTATTTGGAGGAATATGAGCTGATGGGTGCTTCGTTAGCGCCTTTTGAGGCTTGGCTGTTAATTCGGGGTCTTCGGACGCTCCCCCTTCGCATGGAGGTGCACCAGCGGAATGGTCTGGAGGTTGCCCGTTATTTGTCAGAGCATCCTGCCGTCTCCAAAGTAAACCACCCCGGGCTGCTCTCCCATCCCCACTATGAATTGGCCCGCAAGCAGCTAAAAGGATATTCCGGATTATTCAGCTTTGAATTGAGAGATGCCGCCTATGAGGAAATTCGTTCTACGCTCAATAAACTCCGTATGATCCGAATTGGTGTATCCTGGGGCGCTATGGAAAGCCAGATTATCTCCCCTAATTACGGCTATAATCAAGCCGATTTAAAAGACCAACATATCCCCGAGTCTCTGATCCGCCTTGCCGTAGGCCTTGAACCCCCAGCTTTGTTAATTGAGGATTTGGAGACCGCTTTAAGCTGA
- a CDS encoding MFS transporter — MKKLIWIGCLSYFVIGLAHVVLGSILPVLLKSYDQNYSAGGQLIFSQFSGFLVGVLVSPLLNRRFGKRGSILIATGLLLVAQVAYFSLPPWGWMYVIAMAAGFGFGMIEAVIGTIIIAAITEGTAVAMSRLEVLFGVGALVMPLIASPLIAAGWWRLSFLIVAGFTLVSLLFWGRGHFGSLQSVLDDRAPRRDKTKEPSDKPNKPLPYSGKQWGILGLFIVFFFLYVGTEMSLVNFMPAIFIAKLGMSESSAALTVTFFWLAMSTGRLFAGILAEKISYRVYVLGSCFLTLLLLIAFPFADHRFGAFAVILLLGLFMSGIFSIALVFSSKLLPGAEETTPSIMIAAGGIGGALLPLLMGWAMDHLEVAKVAGLLAAFAAVLFLLSLAAWKVRIEQPDRKSQVH; from the coding sequence ATGAAAAAACTGATTTGGATTGGCTGTCTTTCCTATTTCGTTATCGGATTGGCTCATGTTGTACTCGGTTCTATACTTCCCGTATTGCTAAAATCTTATGATCAAAATTACAGTGCCGGCGGCCAGCTGATTTTCAGCCAATTCTCCGGCTTTCTCGTAGGTGTTCTGGTCTCACCGCTTCTCAATCGACGCTTTGGGAAACGCGGGAGCATCCTAATTGCTACAGGATTGTTACTGGTGGCTCAAGTAGCCTACTTTTCCCTTCCCCCTTGGGGCTGGATGTATGTGATCGCTATGGCCGCAGGTTTTGGCTTCGGTATGATTGAAGCTGTGATCGGTACGATCATTATTGCAGCCATTACCGAAGGAACTGCCGTCGCCATGAGCCGTCTTGAGGTTTTATTCGGTGTCGGTGCACTCGTTATGCCCCTGATCGCCAGTCCGCTCATTGCCGCAGGCTGGTGGAGATTATCCTTCCTTATTGTGGCAGGCTTCACTCTGGTTTCGCTCCTATTTTGGGGAAGGGGCCATTTCGGCAGCTTGCAATCGGTGCTTGATGATCGGGCTCCGCGCCGTGACAAGACGAAGGAACCTTCAGATAAACCCAACAAACCGCTACCCTACTCTGGAAAACAATGGGGCATCCTTGGACTGTTCATTGTATTTTTCTTTCTGTATGTAGGTACTGAAATGAGTCTGGTCAATTTCATGCCGGCGATCTTTATTGCCAAGCTTGGCATGAGTGAATCCTCCGCAGCGCTGACCGTAACCTTCTTCTGGTTAGCTATGTCGACAGGTAGATTATTTGCCGGCATCCTTGCGGAGAAAATTTCTTACCGTGTTTACGTTCTGGGCAGTTGCTTTCTCACCCTTCTGCTTCTTATAGCGTTCCCGTTTGCGGATCACCGCTTTGGAGCATTCGCTGTAATCCTGCTTCTTGGGCTGTTTATGTCCGGCATTTTCTCCATAGCTCTAGTGTTCTCCAGCAAACTGCTGCCGGGTGCCGAGGAGACAACCCCAAGTATTATGATTGCTGCCGGAGGTATTGGCGGCGCTTTACTGCCACTGCTAATGGGCTGGGCCATGGATCATCTGGAGGTAGCTAAAGTGGCAGGTCTCCTTGCTGCTTTTGCGGCTGTGTTGTTTCTGCTTAGCCTTGCCGCTTGGAAAGTCCGCATAGAACAACCCGACCGCAAGAGCCAAGTCCACTGA
- the deoD gene encoding purine-nucleoside phosphorylase yields MSTHIEAKAGEIAESVLLPGDPLRAKYIAETFLEGAVCYNNVRGMLGYTGTYKGTRVSIQGTGMGMPSASIYIHELINNYGAQNLVRIGTCGAIQSDVKIRDVIIGQAAATDSAIIRNNFPGYDFPQIGNFDLIKKSYEIGTAKGLHLHVGNVLSSDIFYTEDNTIVTKLGKHGVLAVEMETAVLYYLAAKFGVRGLSLLTVSDHLITGEQTTALERQTTFNDMIEVALETVTG; encoded by the coding sequence ATGAGTACTCATATTGAAGCTAAAGCTGGGGAAATTGCAGAATCTGTTCTACTGCCCGGCGATCCATTACGTGCAAAGTATATTGCAGAAACTTTTCTGGAAGGCGCCGTCTGCTACAATAATGTACGTGGCATGCTCGGTTATACAGGCACTTATAAAGGAACCCGCGTATCGATTCAAGGCACAGGAATGGGTATGCCTTCAGCATCGATTTATATCCATGAATTAATTAACAATTATGGAGCACAAAATTTGGTTCGTATCGGAACTTGTGGTGCCATCCAATCGGATGTGAAAATTCGAGATGTTATTATTGGACAAGCGGCTGCGACGGATTCGGCCATCATTCGTAACAACTTCCCAGGATACGATTTCCCGCAGATTGGAAACTTCGATCTAATTAAGAAGTCATACGAAATAGGAACTGCTAAAGGCCTTCATCTTCACGTAGGAAATGTATTGTCATCTGATATTTTCTACACAGAAGATAATACAATTGTGACTAAGCTGGGCAAACATGGCGTATTAGCTGTAGAAATGGAAACAGCAGTACTTTATTACCTAGCTGCGAAATTTGGTGTAAGAGGCTTGTCTCTCTTAACGGTGAGTGACCATCTCATCACAGGCGAGCAAACCACTGCGCTTGAAAGACAAACCACGTTTAATGACATGATCGAGGTTGCTTTGGAAACGGTGACGGGGTAG
- a CDS encoding ABC transporter permease, whose protein sequence is MRSTWKQIWPPLVAVVFFLAVWQLSVSLFHIEAWILPSPTDIARESTSNAAGIGEHTVATLRLTLIGFPIGTAVGLIVALLLHLLPWAKRALYPLLILSQNVPSIALAPLLVIWFGFGLLPKIVLITLVCFFPIAVATMGGLSQSDRMMMNYMKMAGASKWQIFTKLELPSSLPSLFSGLKISATYAVMGAVVAEWIGADKGIGYYMLLQKSAYRTDRVFVAIAIIVLLSLVLFAIIALLEKWLVRWKPRRNS, encoded by the coding sequence GTGAGATCAACCTGGAAGCAAATATGGCCGCCACTTGTGGCGGTCGTCTTCTTTTTAGCCGTATGGCAGCTGTCCGTGTCACTCTTCCATATTGAAGCGTGGATTCTACCGAGTCCGACAGATATCGCCCGGGAGTCTACCAGCAACGCTGCAGGAATTGGGGAACATACGGTTGCAACGCTTCGCCTTACTTTGATCGGCTTTCCCATAGGAACGGCGGTAGGGCTGATAGTTGCTTTATTGCTGCACCTGCTGCCTTGGGCCAAACGTGCTTTGTATCCACTGCTTATCCTGAGTCAGAATGTCCCTTCCATCGCACTTGCACCGCTGCTCGTCATCTGGTTTGGCTTTGGCCTGCTGCCGAAGATTGTCCTCATTACCTTAGTTTGTTTCTTTCCTATTGCTGTTGCTACGATGGGTGGACTCTCCCAAAGTGACCGAATGATGATGAACTATATGAAAATGGCGGGTGCAAGCAAGTGGCAGATATTCACCAAGTTGGAGCTCCCTTCATCCTTGCCTTCACTATTCTCCGGTTTGAAAATATCCGCCACCTATGCCGTTATGGGGGCCGTGGTCGCAGAGTGGATCGGTGCGGATAAAGGCATCGGGTATTATATGCTCTTGCAAAAATCAGCCTATCGTACAGACCGGGTGTTCGTCGCTATTGCGATCATCGTACTGCTCAGTCTGGTGCTGTTCGCAATTATTGCGCTACTGGAGAAATGGCTTGTACGCTGGAAACCTCGCCGCAATTCATAG
- a CDS encoding glycosyltransferase family 2 protein: MKTAPYSTQNAISIVTCTKRLDCLNTLFENYQRQNYKNKELIIILNKNSLKMSDYITAAKKYPNVRIYRMPEKASLGRCLNYGVQLSTYSYIAKFDDDDYYSTNYLTDSMRTLRKTNADIVGKRAHYMSLSDKKLLLLRYSSMENKYVSILQGATLLVRKHVFNQISFPNRNRGECVKFCSDCIAHGFKIFSGSRYNFAAIRRKNSKDHTWIVSYKKLLTKNVKVLKMENFKKFVSRG, translated from the coding sequence ATGAAAACAGCCCCCTATTCTACCCAGAATGCTATTTCTATTGTCACTTGTACGAAAAGGTTGGATTGCCTAAATACACTATTCGAAAATTATCAAAGACAGAATTACAAGAATAAAGAGCTTATTATCATTCTTAATAAGAACAGCTTGAAAATGAGCGATTATATTACCGCAGCCAAAAAGTATCCCAACGTAAGGATTTATAGAATGCCTGAAAAGGCTTCACTCGGGCGCTGCTTAAATTATGGGGTGCAGTTATCGACTTACAGCTACATTGCAAAATTTGACGATGATGATTACTATTCGACGAATTATTTAACCGACAGTATGCGTACCCTTCGTAAGACGAACGCTGATATCGTTGGAAAACGGGCCCATTATATGAGTCTATCCGATAAAAAACTACTTTTGCTCCGTTATAGCAGCATGGAAAATAAATATGTTTCTATCCTCCAAGGAGCGACCCTCCTAGTCCGTAAGCACGTATTCAATCAGATCTCTTTTCCCAATCGAAACAGGGGTGAATGCGTCAAGTTTTGCTCCGATTGCATAGCACATGGCTTTAAAATTTTCTCTGGAAGTAGATACAACTTCGCTGCGATCCGCAGAAAAAACTCTAAAGACCACACCTGGATCGTTAGCTACAAAAAACTCCTAACAAAGAATGTTAAAGTACTAAAGATGGAAAATTTCAAGAAGTTTGTAAGTCGGGGATGA
- a CDS encoding glycosyltransferase, whose product MNAAPNNSAALQGVSIITCTNRQNYLVNLFENYSRQRYAKKELIIIINNNKIPLLPYQKLAKKYKNIKIFRKPEHHSLGACLNYAVKKTKYSYIAKFDDDDYYAPNYLTGSLQSFKRTNADIIGKRAHYMYLRGSKTLILRFPQDENQFVARLPGATLIIKRDVFNHVGFPNQNVGEDDLFCLRSKKKGYKVYSADKHNFVAIRRKNSSKHTWIISDKNLITNHKVVPNVKNYKKFVQKRSKGVH is encoded by the coding sequence ATGAATGCTGCACCCAATAATTCAGCAGCCCTACAAGGTGTATCCATTATCACTTGTACGAATCGTCAAAACTATTTAGTCAACCTGTTTGAGAATTACAGCAGACAACGTTACGCGAAGAAAGAACTCATCATCATTATCAATAACAACAAAATCCCGCTGTTACCCTACCAAAAATTAGCTAAAAAATATAAAAATATAAAAATATTTCGCAAACCTGAGCATCATTCTCTTGGGGCATGTCTAAATTACGCCGTAAAGAAAACCAAATACAGCTATATCGCCAAATTTGATGACGACGATTATTACGCTCCCAACTATTTGACTGGTAGCTTGCAATCCTTTAAAAGAACAAACGCAGATATTATCGGAAAAAGGGCTCATTATATGTATTTACGCGGATCAAAGACGCTTATCCTACGTTTTCCACAGGATGAGAATCAATTCGTTGCTAGACTTCCGGGTGCTACACTTATCATTAAACGAGATGTATTTAACCATGTTGGATTTCCTAATCAAAATGTGGGCGAAGACGATCTTTTTTGCCTTAGAAGTAAGAAGAAGGGGTACAAGGTATATTCTGCAGATAAACATAATTTTGTCGCTATACGTAGGAAAAACTCTTCAAAACATACTTGGATTATCAGCGATAAGAACCTAATCACCAACCATAAAGTAGTGCCTAATGTTAAAAATTATAAGAAATTTGTGCAGAAAAGGTCAAAGGGCGTTCATTGA
- a CDS encoding YdeI/OmpD-associated family protein, whose translation MEIENLIPVQSREDLRIWLQKNGKTEKFCWVLLSMTTTPDMLLYLDVVEEALCFGWIDGVKKKISETGLAQRLSPRSKKSSWTELNKERVRRLEKLGFMRDEGRMVLPDMNPDSFKIDRVIEQRLKEEKQVYENFMAFPDLYKRVRIDTILSTRNQPELFKSRLDKFITNTRENKMYGQWNDNGRLL comes from the coding sequence ATGGAAATTGAAAATTTAATTCCAGTACAATCGAGAGAAGATTTAAGGATTTGGCTGCAGAAAAATGGCAAGACTGAAAAGTTTTGCTGGGTCTTGCTTAGTATGACGACCACCCCTGATATGTTGTTATATTTGGACGTGGTCGAGGAAGCTTTGTGCTTTGGATGGATCGATGGAGTCAAAAAGAAAATTTCTGAAACGGGGCTGGCTCAGAGACTATCTCCTAGAAGTAAAAAAAGTTCATGGACTGAATTAAATAAAGAACGTGTCCGCCGCCTCGAAAAGTTGGGGTTCATGAGAGACGAAGGAAGAATGGTTCTTCCTGATATGAATCCCGATTCTTTTAAAATAGATAGAGTTATAGAGCAACGTCTAAAAGAGGAAAAGCAAGTATATGAGAATTTCATGGCATTTCCAGATCTTTATAAAAGAGTTCGGATCGATACGATACTAAGCACTAGGAATCAGCCGGAATTATTTAAGAGCAGATTAGACAAATTCATAACAAACACGAGAGAAAACAAAATGTATGGTCAATGGAACGATAATGGACGTCTACTATAA
- a CDS encoding ABC transporter ATP-binding protein, with amino-acid sequence MTPPALEVSGISKSFSHRRRETEVLHKVSLQVEPQEFVSIVGPSGCGKSTLFHIIGGLESPDAGTISMNGKIVTGQRGKISYMPQQPALFPWRTIEDNVLLASEITGEIRDQAREEARHWLAKVGLTGFERSYPHMLSGGMQQRAAFLRALLAPQELMLLDEPFSALDALTRSEMQRWLLELWEENRRSVLFITHNIEEALLLSNRIYVFSGRPGSILHTIDIPFPRPRREEITDSPEFIRLKRQLSQWMREEQAKRALT; translated from the coding sequence ATGACACCTCCTGCTCTTGAAGTTAGCGGCATCTCCAAATCCTTCTCTCACCGCCGCCGCGAGACGGAAGTACTCCATAAGGTTTCACTCCAAGTGGAGCCGCAGGAATTTGTATCTATTGTCGGCCCTTCAGGCTGCGGAAAAAGCACCTTATTCCATATTATCGGCGGTCTGGAGTCGCCCGATGCCGGAACCATAAGCATGAACGGAAAAATTGTTACAGGACAGCGCGGAAAGATCAGCTATATGCCGCAACAGCCTGCCCTATTTCCTTGGCGAACCATCGAGGATAACGTACTTCTCGCCAGTGAGATTACGGGAGAGATCCGGGATCAGGCTCGGGAGGAAGCCCGGCATTGGCTTGCCAAAGTCGGATTAACCGGGTTCGAACGGTCTTACCCGCATATGCTGTCCGGTGGAATGCAGCAACGGGCCGCCTTCCTTCGCGCACTATTGGCCCCGCAAGAACTGATGCTGCTAGATGAACCGTTCAGTGCGCTGGATGCGCTCACCCGCAGTGAAATGCAGCGGTGGCTGCTGGAATTGTGGGAGGAGAATCGCCGCTCCGTATTATTCATCACGCATAATATTGAAGAAGCGCTGCTTCTCTCCAACCGGATATATGTCTTTTCCGGACGTCCCGGCTCCATATTGCACACCATAGATATCCCCTTCCCGCGTCCGCGCCGTGAAGAGATTACCGATTCTCCTGAATTTATCAGGTTGAAGCGGCAGCTGTCCCAGTGGATGCGCGAGGAGCAGGCCAAAAGGGCGCTGACCTAA
- a CDS encoding Crp/Fnr family transcriptional regulator produces the protein MITNISDITIFSDLPEDALLRIVPLLKERQFKKNHVLMFENDLSEEVYLIRSGMVKVYRISDDREIVLSIATAGDIFGEAEALSNDIHRISSVEALENVSAWQLGKQDFLHIVEQYPSVLRKAYTILIERIRVLNRLIRYLSFYDVRTKTANLIMDLYFNFGKQSDNGYKIDLKINQSLLANMLGVTRESISKTLNDFQTEGILNIQEKYFYILDKSKLESICNKSEEVQELRKWNNQ, from the coding sequence ATGATTACTAACATCTCTGACATTACGATCTTCTCTGATCTTCCTGAGGATGCACTGCTGCGTATCGTACCCTTACTAAAGGAACGTCAATTTAAAAAGAACCACGTCCTCATGTTTGAAAATGATCTAAGTGAAGAGGTTTACTTAATTCGCTCAGGGATGGTGAAAGTGTATCGCATTAGCGATGATCGAGAAATTGTTCTTAGTATCGCTACGGCAGGTGATATTTTTGGTGAAGCTGAAGCTTTATCCAATGACATTCATCGAATTTCTTCGGTTGAAGCTTTGGAGAATGTTTCAGCTTGGCAACTTGGCAAGCAGGATTTTCTTCATATTGTGGAACAATATCCTTCTGTTCTACGAAAGGCTTATACCATCCTTATTGAGCGAATTCGTGTACTCAATCGTTTAATTCGCTATTTGTCGTTTTATGATGTTCGAACAAAGACAGCGAATTTAATCATGGATCTGTATTTTAACTTTGGGAAGCAGAGTGATAACGGTTACAAAATAGATTTAAAGATTAATCAATCTTTGCTGGCTAATATGCTCGGAGTCACTAGAGAGTCCATATCTAAGACCCTAAACGACTTTCAAACCGAGGGAATTCTCAACATACAGGAAAAATATTTTTATATCTTAGATAAGAGCAAACTCGAATCGATTTGTAACAAATCGGAAGAGGTTCAAGAACTCCGAAAATGGAATAACCAATAG
- the deoB gene encoding phosphopentomutase gives MNFERISVIVLDSVGIGELPDAANFGDVGSHTLGHICQQVPEIKLPNLTALGLGNIAPLSAIPALDKPQAFYGKMNEVSVGKDTVTGHWELMGLKVDVPFQVYPNGFPAELMAKFEELTGRKVIGNKPSSGTVILDEYGEEQMRTGAWIVYTSADSVLQIAAHEEIIPLEELYRACEIARELTLYDPYMVGRVIARPYIGKPGAFTRTPNRHDYALEPFGDTVLNHLNDQGYDVISVGKINDIFTGKGIQESHPTKSNLDGILTTIELLKRSFKGFLFTNLVDFDSLYGHRRDPRGYAACLEEFDQYLPEIMQQIGEKDLLILTADHGNDPTAPGTDHTREYVPILIYNPSLSKNTVSIGVRNSFADLAATIADNFDVAKTGIGQSFLNLLKGNE, from the coding sequence ATGAATTTCGAACGTATTAGTGTCATTGTACTTGATAGTGTTGGCATTGGCGAGTTACCTGATGCAGCCAACTTTGGTGACGTGGGAAGCCACACACTAGGCCACATATGCCAGCAAGTGCCCGAGATCAAGCTGCCAAATCTTACCGCACTTGGCTTAGGCAACATTGCGCCACTTTCAGCTATCCCAGCGTTGGATAAGCCTCAAGCCTTCTATGGAAAAATGAATGAGGTTTCGGTTGGTAAAGACACCGTGACCGGACATTGGGAATTGATGGGTCTGAAAGTGGACGTGCCTTTTCAGGTGTATCCAAATGGATTTCCTGCAGAGCTTATGGCGAAGTTTGAAGAGTTGACGGGCAGAAAGGTGATTGGAAACAAGCCCTCTTCCGGGACAGTCATCTTAGACGAGTACGGTGAAGAGCAAATGCGCACCGGCGCATGGATTGTTTATACTTCTGCCGACAGTGTTCTTCAAATCGCAGCCCATGAAGAGATTATTCCTCTTGAGGAACTGTATCGTGCTTGCGAAATCGCTCGGGAACTAACTTTGTACGATCCATATATGGTTGGACGTGTTATTGCAAGACCCTATATTGGAAAACCAGGAGCCTTTACCCGCACACCGAATCGGCACGATTATGCACTTGAACCCTTTGGAGATACCGTACTCAATCACTTAAATGACCAAGGTTATGATGTGATCTCCGTAGGTAAGATCAATGACATCTTTACAGGAAAAGGGATTCAAGAATCCCATCCAACCAAGAGCAATTTAGATGGCATTCTAACTACCATTGAATTGTTGAAGCGTTCATTTAAAGGGTTTCTCTTTACAAATTTAGTTGACTTTGACTCTTTATATGGACATCGCCGTGATCCTAGAGGATATGCTGCTTGTCTTGAAGAGTTTGATCAATATTTACCTGAAATTATGCAGCAAATTGGAGAAAAGGACCTGCTGATCCTTACAGCCGATCATGGGAATGACCCAACAGCACCAGGTACGGATCATACCCGCGAATATGTGCCGATCTTGATCTACAATCCTTCACTTTCCAAGAACACTGTCTCCATCGGGGTAAGAAACAGTTTTGCCGATCTAGCTGCTACGATTGCAGACAATTTTGATGTCGCCAAGACAGGAATTGGGCAAAGTTTTTTAAATCTTTTGAAGGGTAATGAATAG
- a CDS encoding ABC transporter substrate-binding protein, translated as MGVKKVLMLCLTCMLVIAIAGCGSTNGNTGAAPEATTAAATDAPKTLTKIKVALDWTPNTNHTGLYAAKDLGYYTEEGLDVEIVQPGAAGADTMVASGEAAFGISAQEALTLARLQGVPLVSIAAIIQHNTSGFAAPKDRNIKTPKDFEGKTYGGWGSPAEEAAMKAIMDPDGGDVKKVKIVNIGEADYFTAVKRDIDFAWIFYAWTGIEAELRGEPLDMQYLKDYAPQLDYYTPVLTTSEKAIAENPELVKAFLKATSKGYQYAIDKPEEAAAILTKAVPDLDAKLVLASQKWLSPKYTEDAARWGEQKAEVWKNYADWMYGLKLLDKPLDTTKAFTNDFLPDGQ; from the coding sequence ATGGGAGTCAAAAAAGTACTAATGTTGTGCCTTACCTGCATGCTGGTTATTGCTATTGCCGGATGCGGCAGTACTAACGGAAACACGGGTGCTGCCCCGGAAGCAACTACTGCTGCAGCTACAGATGCACCCAAGACACTCACTAAAATTAAGGTTGCCCTCGACTGGACGCCGAATACCAATCATACCGGACTTTATGCAGCCAAGGATCTTGGCTATTATACTGAGGAAGGTCTGGATGTAGAGATCGTGCAGCCGGGCGCTGCAGGCGCGGATACCATGGTTGCCTCCGGCGAAGCAGCTTTTGGAATTAGCGCTCAAGAGGCTTTAACATTGGCTCGCCTTCAAGGAGTGCCACTGGTCTCCATTGCTGCCATCATTCAGCATAATACATCCGGTTTTGCAGCTCCGAAGGACCGCAATATCAAGACCCCTAAAGATTTCGAGGGCAAAACCTATGGAGGCTGGGGCTCTCCTGCCGAGGAAGCAGCCATGAAAGCGATTATGGATCCTGATGGCGGCGATGTTAAGAAAGTAAAAATTGTCAATATTGGTGAAGCCGATTATTTCACAGCTGTTAAACGTGATATTGATTTTGCCTGGATATTCTATGCTTGGACAGGGATTGAAGCTGAACTGCGCGGAGAGCCGCTGGATATGCAGTATCTGAAGGACTACGCACCGCAACTAGATTATTACACCCCTGTGCTTACCACAAGTGAGAAAGCGATTGCCGAGAATCCGGAACTGGTGAAGGCATTCTTGAAGGCTACGTCGAAAGGATATCAATATGCCATCGACAAACCGGAAGAAGCTGCTGCCATTCTAACCAAAGCTGTACCTGACTTAGATGCCAAGCTGGTTCTTGCCAGTCAGAAATGGCTCAGCCCGAAATATACGGAAGATGCTGCCCGCTGGGGTGAGCAAAAGGCTGAAGTGTGGAAAAACTACGCAGACTGGATGTATGGTCTAAAGCTGCTGGATAAACCACTGGATACTACCAAAGCATTTACAAATGACTTTTTGCCGGACGGGCAGTAA
- a CDS encoding thiamine-binding protein: MANTLLSIQVIPKTPNNEDSIPYVDKAIEVIQQSGVKHQVNPLDTTMEGELTELLEIVRQMHEALVAAGSPSVISQIKIAHNPNGISMDKLTEKYRP, encoded by the coding sequence ATGGCAAATACCCTATTAAGCATTCAAGTGATCCCAAAAACTCCGAACAATGAGGATTCCATCCCGTATGTGGACAAGGCTATCGAAGTTATTCAGCAATCCGGTGTTAAGCATCAGGTGAATCCGCTGGATACGACCATGGAAGGGGAACTGACAGAGCTGCTCGAGATCGTCCGCCAGATGCATGAAGCGTTGGTTGCGGCAGGCAGCCCAAGCGTGATTTCGCAGATCAAGATCGCTCATAACCCGAACGGAATCAGCATGGATAAACTGACGGAGAAATATCGGCCGTGA